The proteins below come from a single Pseudochaenichthys georgianus chromosome 14, fPseGeo1.2, whole genome shotgun sequence genomic window:
- the LOC117458147 gene encoding zinc finger and BTB domain-containing protein 16-A-like, with amino-acid sequence MDLSKMGMIQLQNPNHPTGLLLKANQMRLAGTLCDVVIMVDNQEFHAHRTVLACTSKMFEILFHRSSQHYTLDFLSPKTFQQILEYAYTATLQAKVEDLDDLLYAAEILEIEYLEEQCLKILETIQSSDENDVEVGGSAEEEDDRKGHNGAKNSKKHSMEGSYLTGAQQMAIMTGMVDQSPSVSTSFGMSNLSPTKAAVDSLMSIGQSLLQQGFGGEHLLHHANSNQLMTEIKTEMMQVDMGGNGHDSPPNMESSASSNGERMGEDRNRDGPGTPTRSSVITSARELHYVRDDQQVDMSQMGLEAMAGMTEKHLASLYSLPVNHKSDGLMSMPAAMAASMASQLPMSPALAMSMDFSAYGALLPQSFMQREFFSKLGELAVGMKPDGRNQHERCNVCGIELPDNEAVEQHKSSPDSAGRDDAV; translated from the exons ATGGATTTATCTAAAATGGGCATGATCCAGCTCCAGAACCCCAACCATCCCACCGGCCTCCTGCTGAAGGCCAACCAGATGCGCCTGGCGGGGACTCTGTGCGACGTGGTCATCATGGTGGACAACCAGGAGTTCCACGCTCACCGAACGGTCCTCGCCTGCACCAGCAAAATGTTCGAGATCCTCTTCCACCGCAGCAGCCAGCACTACACCCTGGACTTCCTCTCACCAAAGACTTTCCAGCAGATTCTGGAGTACGCTTACACTGCCACGCTGCAGGCCAAGGTGGAGGACCTGGACGACCTTCTCTACGCCGCGGAGATCCTGGAGATCGAGTACCTGGAAGAGCAATGCCTCAAGATCCTGGAGACCATTCAGTCCTCGGACGAGAACGACGTGGAGGTCGGAGGCAGCGCGGAGGAAGAAGACGACCGCAAAGGCCACAACGGAGCCAAGAACTCCAAAAAGCATTCCATGGAGGGGAGTTATCTGACCGGAGCCCAGCAGATGGCCATCATGACGGGCATGGTGGATCAAAGCCCGTCTGTTTCCACTTCTTTCGGCATGTCCAACCTGAGTCCCACCAAAGCTGCCGTGGACAGTCTGATGAGCATCGGGCAGTCTCTGCTCCAGCAGGGCTTCGGCGGGGAACATCTGCTCCACCACGCCAACTCCAACCAGCTGATGACCGAGATCAAGACCGAGATGATGCAAGTGGACATGGGTGGCAACGGCCACGACAGCCCGCCCAACATGGAGTCCAGCGCCTCTAGCAACGGAGAGCGAATGGGCGAGGACAGGAACCGAGACGGACCGGGAACCCCGACCAGGAGCAGCGTGATCACCAGCGCCCGCGAGCTGCACTACGTCCGCGACGACCAGCAAGTCGACATGAGCCAAATGGGGCTGGAAGCCATGGCGGGGATGACGGAGAAGCATCTCGCCTCGCTCTATTCCCTTCCCGTCAATCACAAATCGGACGGCCTCATGTCCATGCCGGCGGCCATGGCAGCGTCCATGGCCTCTCAACTGCCCATGTCCCCGGCCCTGGCCATGTCGATGGACTTCAGCGCCTACGGGGCTCTCCTGCCGCAGAGCTTCATGCAGAGGGAGTTCTTCAGCAAGCTGGGAGAGCTGGCGGTCGGCATGAAACCGGACGGCAGGAACCAGCACGAGCGGTGCAACGTGTGCGGCATAGAACTTCCCGATAACGAGGCTGTGGAGCAACACAA GTCATCCCCAGACAGCGCTGGCAGAGATGATGCTGTTTGA